In the genome of Saprospira sp. CCB-QB6, one region contains:
- a CDS encoding M20 metallopeptidase family protein, with product MIKIDKIKQLAQEQLDQWISIRRHLHQYPELSFEEWETANYIASCLDRWGISYQRGMVKTGIFAQIEGKNPDAACITLRADIDALPIQEQTGLPFSSKNEGCMHACGHDVHTTSLLATAFILNELKEEFEGRVQLIFQPGEELLPGGASQVLAEGWLDQSLAFPILGQHVEPSLPAGQVGFHPGPFMASADELYLSVYGKGGHAARPQDCNDVVLIASHLVVALQQLISRFRDPLQPSVLSFGKMNTAGGATNVLPERIDLEGTFRAFNEEWRAEAHQKMQQLCQQMAKSMGGRAELEIRKGYPYLHNDEALTHSLIQAARDYVGTDNLVLLPQRMGAEDFGFYAQQLPACFYRLGTGIGPGLHHPKFSPDEATALPLGAGLMAHLALFQLNQQIKKA from the coding sequence ATGATCAAGATAGATAAAATAAAACAACTGGCCCAAGAACAACTGGACCAATGGATCAGCATTCGCCGACATCTCCACCAATATCCCGAACTCTCTTTTGAAGAATGGGAAACCGCTAATTATATCGCCTCTTGCCTAGATCGCTGGGGCATTAGCTACCAAAGAGGAATGGTCAAAACAGGGATTTTTGCCCAAATTGAAGGCAAAAATCCCGATGCGGCCTGCATTACGCTCCGTGCCGATATAGACGCGCTCCCTATCCAAGAACAAACAGGCCTGCCCTTTAGCTCTAAAAATGAGGGCTGTATGCACGCCTGCGGTCATGATGTGCATACGACTTCCCTACTCGCTACCGCCTTTATCCTTAATGAACTTAAGGAGGAGTTTGAGGGCCGCGTTCAACTGATTTTCCAACCCGGCGAAGAACTGCTACCCGGCGGCGCTAGCCAAGTTCTGGCCGAAGGCTGGCTGGACCAAAGCCTAGCTTTCCCGATTCTGGGCCAACATGTAGAACCTAGCCTACCCGCTGGACAGGTTGGCTTTCATCCCGGCCCTTTCATGGCCTCCGCCGATGAGCTCTATCTCTCTGTTTATGGTAAGGGCGGACATGCCGCCCGCCCCCAAGACTGTAATGATGTGGTCCTGATTGCCTCTCATCTAGTGGTCGCCCTCCAACAGTTGATTAGCCGATTTAGAGACCCCCTCCAACCCTCGGTCCTTAGTTTTGGCAAGATGAATACCGCAGGCGGCGCCACTAATGTCCTGCCCGAACGCATTGACCTTGAAGGCACATTCAGAGCCTTCAATGAGGAATGGCGAGCCGAAGCCCACCAAAAAATGCAACAACTCTGTCAGCAAATGGCCAAAAGTATGGGCGGCCGTGCCGAGCTGGAAATCAGAAAGGGCTACCCCTATTTGCACAATGATGAAGCCCTCACGCATAGCCTCATACAAGCCGCCCGCGACTATGTCGGAACCGATAATTTGGTCCTCTTGCCCCAACGCATGGGGGCCGAAGATTTTGGCTTTTATGCCCAACAACTGCCCGCCTGCTTCTATCGCTTGGGCACGGGCATTGGCCCAGGGCTGCACCACCCCAAATTTTCTCCCGATGAAGCAACCGCCCTCCCCTTAGGGGCTGGACTCATGGCCCATCTGGCCCTTTTTCAGCTAAATCAACAGATCAAAAAGGCCTAG
- a CDS encoding DUF1573 domain-containing protein: protein MRILTVIILFFFLVRCSAPPEAVEEQPAPVVVEKVVPAAPIPPPPSPVVEVDSSAPKRGKKPNLQPAFPQFDSLAHDFGAILQDSVVQYRFHFENTGGRPLEIESVQGSCGCIQGSQPFLPIGPGEKSYIDVRFDSRGRQGAEYKYLLVNWKGNEEPLKLEVRAKVLLKDKK, encoded by the coding sequence ATGCGTATACTTACAGTTATTATTTTATTCTTTTTTTTAGTGCGTTGTTCAGCTCCTCCAGAAGCAGTAGAAGAGCAGCCAGCCCCTGTAGTTGTAGAAAAAGTGGTGCCTGCGGCTCCTATTCCGCCGCCGCCATCGCCTGTAGTAGAAGTAGATAGCAGTGCGCCCAAGCGGGGCAAAAAGCCCAATTTGCAGCCCGCTTTTCCTCAATTTGATAGTTTGGCTCATGATTTTGGGGCTATTTTGCAAGATTCGGTGGTCCAGTACCGCTTTCATTTTGAGAATACGGGTGGTCGCCCTTTAGAGATAGAGTCGGTGCAGGGCAGTTGTGGTTGTATACAGGGCAGCCAGCCGTTTTTGCCTATTGGGCCGGGAGAAAAAAGTTATATAGATGTTCGTTTTGACAGCCGTGGGCGGCAGGGGGCCGAGTACAAATATCTGCTTGTAAATTGGAAGGGAAATGAGGAGCCATTGAAGCTAGAGGTCCGCGCAAAAGTCTTGTTAAAAGATAAAAAATAG
- a CDS encoding DNA polymerase III subunit gamma/tau, translating to MSNFVVSARKYRPIRFDSVVGQQHVSNTLKNAIRSDHLAQAFLFCGPRGVGKTTCARILAKLLNCENPTSDTEPCDECPSCAAFRENASLNIHELDAASNNSVEHIRSLIEQVRFAPQKGRYKIYIIDEVHMLSQAAFNAFLKTLEEPPSYAIFILATTEKHKIIPTILSRCQIFDFNRIQVADMRAHLAKICQEEGIEAEEEALNMIAQKADGALRDALSIFDRMVSFSGSHIRYEDVIENLNILDYDYYFKIIDAILSEDMQQLLLIFDQIQRKGFDGDIFLDGLSLHLRNLLMAQEASTLGLLDLSEKLRQRYQQQAQLAPKDILVSALSLSAACDVNYKMARNKRLHVEMALIKMAHIRRAIQPQTLAPQQLVQYVQVPTETKTEERQELEHPIAKKEVPQEKQAPKVVEQAEVPKEEMPKGEKTPKKSLKERLKKKATAIDELKAEIQAEEERKKQLVHKTWEEKAVLALWEAYAQQMESPSMQALLRSAKLTVFPKEEQALGLVVSSQRVKDAIGDEQALLNQLREEFGLPQLQYRFEIEEPKEEDIPKPKFRPTTDREKYVHFLKQNALLKDFQKRFELFPPKKR from the coding sequence ATGAGTAATTTCGTCGTTTCCGCCCGCAAATATCGTCCCATCCGCTTTGATTCGGTTGTGGGCCAACAGCATGTTTCTAATACCCTCAAAAATGCCATCCGCTCGGACCATTTGGCCCAAGCGTTTTTGTTTTGTGGACCAAGAGGGGTGGGCAAAACGACCTGTGCTCGTATTTTGGCCAAATTACTCAATTGTGAAAATCCAACTTCGGATACCGAGCCTTGCGATGAATGCCCCTCTTGTGCAGCTTTTAGAGAAAATGCCTCGCTCAATATTCATGAGTTGGATGCGGCCTCCAATAACTCCGTAGAACATATTCGCTCTTTGATTGAGCAGGTGCGCTTTGCTCCTCAAAAAGGACGCTATAAAATCTATATTATTGATGAGGTGCACATGCTTTCTCAAGCGGCCTTTAATGCTTTTCTGAAAACCTTAGAGGAGCCGCCTTCTTATGCCATTTTCATTTTGGCAACTACCGAGAAGCATAAAATTATTCCTACTATTTTGTCTCGCTGTCAAATCTTTGATTTTAATCGGATTCAGGTGGCGGATATGCGTGCTCATTTGGCCAAGATTTGCCAAGAGGAGGGGATTGAGGCCGAAGAAGAGGCACTCAACATGATTGCCCAAAAAGCAGATGGTGCTTTGCGGGATGCCCTTTCTATTTTTGACCGCATGGTCAGTTTTTCAGGTAGTCATATCCGCTATGAGGATGTGATTGAAAACCTGAATATCTTAGATTATGATTACTACTTTAAGATTATAGATGCCATTTTGAGCGAAGATATGCAGCAATTGCTGCTCATCTTTGACCAAATTCAGCGAAAGGGATTTGATGGAGACATTTTCTTAGATGGCCTTTCTCTGCATTTGCGCAATTTATTGATGGCCCAAGAAGCCAGTACTTTAGGTTTATTGGACCTAAGTGAAAAGTTGCGCCAGCGTTATCAGCAGCAGGCCCAATTGGCGCCTAAAGATATTTTGGTTTCGGCTTTGAGTTTAAGTGCTGCCTGCGATGTAAATTATAAGATGGCGAGAAACAAACGCCTACATGTAGAAATGGCCCTGATTAAAATGGCCCATATTCGCAGAGCAATACAACCACAAACTTTGGCCCCTCAGCAGTTGGTCCAATATGTACAAGTGCCAACAGAAACAAAAACCGAAGAACGTCAAGAGCTTGAGCACCCCATAGCCAAAAAGGAAGTGCCCCAAGAAAAGCAGGCCCCTAAAGTTGTAGAGCAGGCTGAAGTTCCCAAAGAAGAAATGCCCAAGGGCGAAAAAACGCCTAAAAAGAGTTTAAAAGAGCGTTTGAAAAAGAAGGCTACGGCAATAGATGAACTCAAAGCGGAAATTCAGGCAGAAGAAGAGCGCAAAAAGCAATTGGTCCATAAAACATGGGAAGAAAAGGCGGTTTTGGCCCTTTGGGAGGCTTATGCACAACAAATGGAATCGCCTTCTATGCAGGCGCTTTTGCGCTCGGCAAAATTGACGGTTTTTCCGAAGGAGGAGCAGGCTTTGGGCTTAGTGGTGAGTAGCCAAAGAGTAAAAGATGCGATAGGTGATGAGCAAGCTTTGCTCAATCAGTTGCGGGAAGAATTTGGGTTGCCTCAATTGCAATATCGTTTTGAGATAGAAGAGCCCAAAGAAGAGGATATTCCCAAACCTAAGTTTCGTCCGACGACAGATCGGGAGAAATATGTTCACTTTTTGAAGCAGAATGCTTTGTTGAAGGATTTTCAGAAGCGTTTTGAGCTTTTTCCGCCCAAAAAGCGCTAG
- a CDS encoding ATP-binding protein, translating into MRAPRFLFFFPEAKRQAKLEETLLCLGSFWSMIVCFTFWLLSFFYDYQSATPLGAFLGGLGFLGLFSWVKFKAFSPWLSFLYILLALCLLDGLWVMVGGIYSDLPILLLLAFFISLMISNKGWLWVAMLLNFSNFAFLLLLHFYYPESINHHPSAAEVAFTSFTSLGISLISIWVLMGILKERYQLSQEQLENRNLALLDASEAKSQFLAQMSHEIRTPMNGMLGMAELLVNSPLSEEQQEYAQTLKQSGEQLLQIVNEILDYSKLEAGGWHLQEQEFELERCLEEAINIAVSRAVAKGLSLRYFPDAHLPEQLIGDATKIRQMLLNLLDNAIKYSNQGCISIYMSKLREEEDRVWVEFRLTDQGIGIPKAKQADLFKEFSQLSNQQSDSNLGTGLGLAIVRQLAEQMGGNVGVESEEGQGASFYFRLPLLLAAQKSASLFKGKRLFLLSKNKDVACFFEAICQRWEMEYFQFWEPDASYEAVELGVIPSPDFVFFDSQLQDPEEVLSWPCPQFLILALGEERKLSRNFQAEVAAPLRPLRIKKLLINQMSVIQNNKEELTAMPWSNKKVLLAEDNRINQRLMQQVLVRLGLEVQLVQNGQEALDFLAQEEVDLIFMDLQMPVLDGRAASKQIRAAQINTPIIALSGEEEAEIEGINGFLQKPIALEKLQACLSLFFSPQDV; encoded by the coding sequence ATGCGTGCTCCCCGTTTTCTGTTTTTTTTTCCAGAGGCCAAACGTCAAGCGAAATTAGAAGAAACGCTTTTGTGTTTGGGTAGCTTTTGGAGTATGATCGTTTGTTTTACGTTCTGGCTGCTTAGTTTTTTCTATGATTATCAGTCGGCTACCCCTTTAGGGGCATTTTTAGGGGGGCTAGGTTTTTTGGGTTTATTTTCTTGGGTCAAGTTCAAGGCATTTTCGCCTTGGTTATCCTTTCTCTACATTTTACTTGCGCTTTGTCTTTTGGATGGCTTGTGGGTCATGGTGGGGGGCATTTATAGTGATTTGCCTATTTTGCTCTTATTGGCCTTTTTCATCTCCTTGATGATATCGAACAAAGGCTGGTTGTGGGTGGCCATGTTATTAAATTTCTCCAATTTTGCATTTTTGCTCTTGCTGCATTTTTATTATCCAGAGAGCATCAACCATCATCCTTCTGCGGCGGAGGTGGCCTTCACTAGTTTTACAAGTTTAGGGATTTCCTTAATCTCTATTTGGGTTTTGATGGGCATCTTAAAAGAGCGTTATCAGTTGAGTCAGGAGCAATTGGAGAATAGGAATCTGGCCCTATTGGATGCGAGTGAGGCCAAATCGCAGTTTTTGGCGCAGATGAGTCATGAAATTCGCACGCCCATGAATGGAATGTTGGGCATGGCCGAGCTCCTAGTGAATAGTCCATTGAGTGAGGAGCAACAAGAGTATGCACAGACCTTAAAGCAGAGTGGCGAGCAACTCTTACAGATCGTCAATGAGATTTTGGATTATTCTAAGCTAGAGGCTGGGGGCTGGCATTTGCAGGAGCAAGAATTTGAGTTGGAGCGTTGTTTAGAAGAGGCCATCAACATTGCCGTTTCTAGGGCGGTGGCCAAAGGGCTAAGTCTTCGTTATTTTCCAGATGCGCATTTACCTGAACAACTGATCGGGGATGCCACTAAGATTCGGCAGATGCTATTAAATCTCTTGGATAATGCCATTAAGTATAGCAATCAGGGCTGTATCTCCATATATATGTCCAAATTACGGGAAGAAGAAGATCGAGTTTGGGTAGAGTTTCGCTTAACAGATCAGGGTATAGGAATCCCCAAGGCCAAACAGGCCGATTTATTTAAGGAATTTTCGCAGCTCTCTAATCAGCAATCCGATAGTAATTTGGGAACAGGTTTGGGCTTGGCTATTGTGCGGCAATTGGCCGAACAAATGGGGGGAAATGTAGGCGTAGAAAGTGAAGAGGGACAAGGAGCCAGCTTTTACTTCCGCCTCCCCTTACTCTTAGCCGCACAAAAATCGGCCAGTTTATTTAAGGGCAAACGGCTCTTTTTATTGAGCAAGAATAAAGATGTTGCTTGCTTTTTCGAAGCTATTTGTCAGCGCTGGGAGATGGAATACTTCCAGTTTTGGGAACCCGACGCAAGTTACGAAGCTGTGGAGCTTGGCGTCATTCCCTCACCTGATTTTGTCTTTTTTGATAGTCAATTGCAAGACCCTGAGGAAGTATTGAGTTGGCCTTGTCCACAGTTTTTGATTTTAGCATTAGGGGAAGAACGCAAGCTCAGTCGCAACTTTCAGGCTGAAGTTGCAGCCCCTTTGCGCCCCTTGCGAATTAAAAAGCTGTTGATCAATCAGATGTCGGTAATTCAAAATAACAAAGAAGAGCTTACAGCCATGCCGTGGAGCAATAAAAAAGTACTTTTAGCAGAAGATAATCGAATCAATCAGCGGCTCATGCAGCAGGTTTTAGTGCGTTTAGGACTAGAGGTACAGCTGGTCCAAAATGGTCAAGAGGCCCTAGATTTTTTAGCCCAAGAAGAAGTGGATCTCATTTTTATGGACCTACAAATGCCTGTTTTAGATGGTCGGGCGGCCAGCAAACAAATACGGGCGGCACAAATTAATACGCCTATTATTGCGCTTAGTGGAGAAGAGGAAGCAGAGATAGAAGGAATAAATGGCTTTCTACAAAAGCCCATTGCATTAGAAAAACTGCAAGCTTGCTTAAGCTTGTTTTTTTCTCCCCAAGATGTATAA
- a CDS encoding YebC/PmpR family DNA-binding transcriptional regulator: MGRAFEYRKERKMKRWGQMAKVFTKIGREIALAVKEGGPDPENNPKLRMAIQNAKVANMPKKNVEAAIQRATSKDAEDLQEVIYEGYGPHGIAFIIETLTDNPTRTVANIRFYFSRSNGSLGTSGSVSFMFDRQGEFIVDAEGLDMEELELELIDGGAEEIEVNEDQIYIYTAFEDFGNMQAKLEELGIEVKEASLQRFANASKQLDDPDQIAEIENLIDKFEDDDDVQKVFHSMEI, from the coding sequence ATGGGAAGAGCATTTGAATATCGCAAAGAGCGCAAGATGAAGCGCTGGGGCCAGATGGCCAAGGTATTTACAAAAATTGGTAGAGAGATCGCATTGGCGGTAAAAGAGGGGGGCCCTGATCCGGAGAACAACCCTAAGTTGCGGATGGCGATACAGAATGCCAAGGTGGCCAATATGCCCAAAAAGAACGTAGAGGCGGCTATTCAGCGAGCGACCTCTAAGGATGCCGAAGATTTGCAGGAGGTGATCTATGAGGGGTATGGTCCCCATGGTATAGCCTTTATTATTGAGACCTTGACGGATAATCCCACGCGTACGGTGGCCAATATTCGTTTTTATTTTAGTCGTTCTAATGGCTCATTGGGTACCTCAGGTTCTGTCTCTTTTATGTTTGACCGTCAGGGCGAGTTCATTGTGGATGCTGAAGGTTTGGATATGGAAGAGTTGGAGTTGGAATTGATTGATGGAGGAGCGGAAGAAATTGAGGTGAATGAGGATCAGATTTATATCTACACGGCCTTTGAGGACTTTGGGAATATGCAAGCCAAGTTGGAAGAGTTGGGGATAGAGGTAAAAGAGGCTAGTTTGCAGCGTTTTGCCAATGCGAGCAAGCAATTGGATGATCCCGATCAAATTGCTGAGATAGAGAACCTTATTGATAAGTTTGAGGATGATGACGATGTGCAGAAGGTTTTCCACTCTATGGAAATATAA
- a CDS encoding GNAT family N-acetyltransferase codes for MKEIEFELNGEAYSLRLFQPADAEALQQAADYPEVAKGMSDRFASPYTFADAEGFVNNVAIPSQGGILAIFAQEQLIGGIGLHGHQDVWRYNMEIGYWLTPAFWGRGLMKKILPLFLERAWGLYPDLHRVEGKVFSFNMGSAKVLEATGFRLEGKALEAVYKSGQFWDEYHYALLRTEG; via the coding sequence ATGAAAGAGATAGAATTTGAACTAAATGGCGAGGCCTATTCCCTGCGCCTTTTTCAGCCAGCGGATGCGGAGGCCTTACAGCAGGCGGCGGATTATCCAGAAGTAGCCAAAGGCATGAGTGATCGTTTTGCTTCGCCTTACACTTTTGCGGATGCGGAAGGATTTGTAAATAATGTGGCCATTCCATCCCAAGGGGGGATTTTAGCCATCTTTGCCCAAGAGCAATTGATAGGGGGGATTGGTTTGCATGGGCATCAGGATGTTTGGCGCTACAATATGGAAATAGGCTATTGGTTAACGCCAGCCTTTTGGGGGCGGGGGCTAATGAAAAAGATCTTGCCCTTATTTTTGGAGCGAGCTTGGGGTCTTTATCCCGATTTGCATCGGGTAGAGGGCAAAGTATTCAGCTTTAATATGGGTTCGGCCAAGGTATTGGAGGCTACAGGCTTTCGTTTAGAGGGCAAGGCCTTGGAAGCCGTCTATAAGTCAGGCCAATTTTGGGATGAATATCATTACGCCTTATTGAGAACAGAAGGATAG
- a CDS encoding NAD(P)-dependent alcohol dehydrogenase, whose amino-acid sequence MNTTSVKAYGTEAATQPLESMQIKRRTLLATDIEMEVLFCGICHSDLHSVRNDWGGTTFPIVPGHEILGRVTQVGPEVKNFKVGDLAAVGCIVDSCQHCQHCESGEEQFCEEGVTFSFNSLDKVSGGRTYGGFSKFYVCDEAYVLKMPNFEDLAAAAPLLCAGITVYSPLKHWKAGPGKKVGVIGIGGLGHLAVRIANAMGAEVAVFTRSVAKAEDAKRLGADQAILSTDPKAMAQAKGFDLIIDTVSAKHDVNSYLNALAVDGSLVIVGLPAQPLEVGAFQLVKGRKSFSGSNIGGIAETQEMLDFCAEHQIVADVERINIQEVNEAFDRLEKGDVRYRFVIDMASLEA is encoded by the coding sequence ATGAACACGACTAGCGTAAAAGCTTATGGCACAGAGGCCGCTACTCAGCCTTTAGAAAGTATGCAAATCAAAAGAAGAACTCTTTTGGCCACAGATATAGAGATGGAAGTTCTGTTTTGTGGTATTTGCCATTCAGATCTACACTCGGTTCGCAACGACTGGGGCGGAACAACTTTCCCTATTGTCCCCGGCCACGAAATCTTAGGCCGAGTGACCCAAGTTGGGCCCGAAGTAAAAAACTTTAAAGTAGGCGATCTAGCTGCTGTTGGCTGTATTGTCGATTCTTGTCAGCATTGCCAACATTGTGAGTCTGGGGAAGAACAGTTTTGCGAAGAAGGGGTGACCTTCTCCTTCAACTCTCTTGATAAGGTTTCTGGTGGACGAACCTATGGTGGCTTCTCCAAATTCTATGTCTGTGATGAGGCCTATGTCTTGAAAATGCCCAACTTTGAGGACCTAGCCGCTGCGGCTCCCTTACTTTGTGCAGGCATCACGGTTTATTCTCCCCTTAAACATTGGAAGGCTGGGCCAGGTAAAAAAGTAGGTGTTATTGGTATTGGTGGACTGGGCCATTTGGCCGTTCGTATCGCTAACGCCATGGGGGCAGAAGTAGCCGTATTCACTCGCTCGGTAGCTAAGGCCGAAGATGCTAAACGCTTAGGGGCTGATCAAGCGATCTTATCTACTGATCCCAAAGCCATGGCTCAAGCCAAAGGCTTTGATCTCATCATTGATACAGTTTCTGCCAAACATGATGTGAACAGTTATTTGAATGCCTTAGCCGTAGATGGTAGCCTCGTTATTGTGGGCCTACCTGCTCAACCTCTAGAAGTAGGCGCCTTCCAATTGGTAAAAGGACGCAAAAGCTTTTCAGGCTCTAATATCGGTGGTATTGCAGAAACCCAAGAAATGCTAGACTTCTGTGCCGAGCACCAAATTGTTGCCGACGTAGAACGGATCAATATCCAAGAGGTCAATGAAGCCTTTGACCGACTCGAAAAAGGCGATGTGAGATACCGCTTCGTTATTGATATGGCTTCTTTGGAGGCTTAG
- a CDS encoding prolyl oligopeptidase family serine peptidase, which produces MAKLSSFGCSFLLLSSFVGSLTACQPAQSAEDNQSNAPAIIVVDSVPAKAPTEMPPSPLLPKLHKLKDSLSTIKVAGHEVDIRLPQAPFKGSLFILPGYNFPKEDACQKAPQLCQTFLAAGYLLIMPEMGRSLYSSQYFPQTQARYKQYPDQNWFIDSLIPHLQLEYDLALEEQRNFIVGISTGGRGAALLALAQPQLWTAVASLSGDFDQSQMPNDGLMRNFYGPYAQFSQRWKTVDNVIVRIDDWQTPIFIGHGGADKVVPPAQSQQLFDSLQSRLNQELLYYSAPPKAEHNYAYWGAEAKNILAFFQSLP; this is translated from the coding sequence TTGGCCAAATTATCCTCCTTTGGCTGCAGTTTTCTGTTGCTCTCTTCCTTTGTAGGGAGCTTAACGGCCTGCCAGCCTGCCCAATCTGCAGAAGACAACCAAAGCAATGCTCCCGCAATTATTGTTGTAGATAGTGTTCCCGCTAAAGCCCCCACAGAAATGCCACCCAGCCCGCTTCTCCCCAAGCTCCATAAACTAAAGGATAGCCTAAGCACAATTAAAGTAGCGGGCCATGAAGTAGATATTCGACTCCCCCAAGCCCCTTTTAAAGGCAGCCTATTTATTTTGCCTGGCTACAATTTCCCTAAAGAGGATGCCTGCCAAAAGGCGCCCCAACTCTGCCAAACGTTTTTAGCAGCAGGCTATCTACTCATCATGCCCGAAATGGGCCGCTCCTTATACAGTAGTCAGTATTTTCCCCAAACGCAGGCACGCTACAAACAATATCCCGATCAAAACTGGTTTATTGATAGCCTAATTCCTCATCTGCAATTGGAGTATGACCTCGCCCTTGAAGAACAGCGCAATTTTATTGTAGGGATTTCTACTGGGGGTAGAGGAGCAGCCCTTTTGGCCTTGGCTCAGCCTCAGCTTTGGACCGCAGTGGCCAGCCTTTCGGGTGATTTTGACCAAAGCCAGATGCCTAATGATGGACTGATGCGCAATTTTTATGGCCCTTATGCTCAGTTCAGTCAGCGCTGGAAAACCGTAGATAATGTAATCGTCCGCATAGACGATTGGCAAACCCCTATTTTTATTGGGCATGGCGGAGCCGATAAGGTGGTCCCTCCCGCCCAGTCTCAACAACTTTTTGACAGCTTGCAAAGCCGTTTAAATCAGGAGCTACTCTATTACTCTGCTCCCCCAAAGGCCGAGCACAACTATGCTTATTGGGGTGCTGAGGCCAAAAACATACTGGCCTTTTTTCAGTCATTGCCTTAG
- the fsa gene encoding fructose-6-phosphate aldolase, which yields MKFFVDTANLAQIQEAADLGVLDGVTTNPSLMAKEGIKGEEAVRQHYLDICNIVDGPVSAEVIATDFEGMIKEGEALAALHPNIVVKVPMIEDGVKALRYFSDKGIKTNCTLVFSAGQAILAAKAGATYVSPFIGRIDDINWNGVELIEQIVHIYQNFAFRTQVLAASIRNPLHIVQCAELGADVVTCPLSAMKGMLKHPLTDIGLQKFLADHAKNNG from the coding sequence ATGAAATTTTTTGTGGATACGGCCAATCTGGCCCAAATTCAAGAAGCCGCCGACCTTGGCGTTTTGGATGGTGTAACGACCAACCCCTCTCTAATGGCCAAAGAAGGCATCAAAGGCGAGGAAGCCGTGCGCCAACACTACCTAGACATCTGCAATATTGTGGACGGTCCCGTAAGTGCCGAAGTGATTGCCACTGACTTTGAGGGCATGATCAAAGAAGGCGAAGCCCTAGCCGCCCTACATCCCAATATCGTCGTGAAGGTCCCTATGATTGAGGATGGCGTGAAAGCCCTTCGCTACTTTAGCGATAAAGGCATCAAAACTAACTGTACGCTCGTCTTTTCGGCTGGACAAGCAATTTTGGCCGCCAAAGCAGGCGCTACCTACGTTTCTCCCTTTATTGGCCGCATTGATGACATTAACTGGAATGGCGTGGAATTGATCGAACAGATTGTCCATATCTACCAAAACTTTGCTTTCCGCACTCAGGTTTTGGCCGCTTCTATCCGCAACCCCTTGCATATTGTACAATGTGCAGAGCTCGGCGCAGATGTGGTCACTTGCCCCCTTTCTGCCATGAAAGGTATGCTCAAGCACCCCCTTACAGATATCGGTTTGCAAAAGTTTTTGGCCGATCACGCTAAAAATAATGGCTAG
- a CDS encoding THUMP-like domain-containing protein: MGRTEDWAFIAEHQAGDLVQLALQLAKRPDLDRSFILEQINGRQKAKEKLPDWVAREGLVFPSRLSMQQSSSQMTAQKKAEYLAGGTLVDLTGGFGVDSYYLGQQFERVYHVEPQKELQEIVRANFALLGFDRAEFFLGKAEEFLAQADLPAIDCFYIDPSRRSEGQKVFRLDDCQPQLLEILPRLLELAPRVWLKAASMLDIQQALQQLGGRVRQVYILAWRNECKELLFEIGRELQASPQLQIEEIYPQRAFSFHFELIEEERAQVNYGPLGSYVYLPHTALLKAGAFKLLAERYGLQKLAPNSHVYSSEEEVKDFPGRSFRLLRSIPYPSKASKKLGLAKAQIISKNFGLTVEQLRKKLKIKQSGGPYLLASRDQEGKTCLYELAPLF, encoded by the coding sequence ATGGGAAGAACAGAAGATTGGGCATTTATTGCGGAGCATCAGGCGGGGGATTTGGTGCAATTGGCTTTGCAATTGGCCAAGCGGCCGGACTTAGATCGTTCCTTTATTTTGGAGCAGATCAATGGGCGGCAAAAGGCCAAAGAAAAGCTGCCAGATTGGGTAGCGCGGGAAGGTTTAGTTTTTCCTTCTCGTTTGTCGATGCAGCAGTCTTCTAGCCAGATGACCGCCCAAAAAAAGGCCGAGTATTTAGCGGGGGGCACTCTAGTTGATTTGACGGGAGGTTTTGGGGTAGATAGTTATTATTTGGGGCAGCAATTTGAGCGGGTTTATCATGTGGAGCCGCAAAAAGAGTTGCAAGAGATTGTGCGGGCCAACTTTGCGCTTTTGGGATTTGATCGGGCGGAGTTTTTTTTGGGCAAGGCAGAGGAATTTTTGGCGCAGGCTGATTTGCCAGCGATAGATTGCTTTTACATAGATCCTAGTCGAAGATCGGAAGGGCAAAAAGTCTTTCGTTTAGATGATTGTCAGCCGCAGTTATTGGAAATATTGCCTCGTTTATTGGAGCTTGCGCCTCGGGTTTGGCTCAAGGCGGCCAGTATGTTGGATATACAGCAGGCTTTGCAGCAATTGGGGGGGCGAGTTCGGCAAGTTTATATTTTGGCTTGGCGCAATGAGTGCAAAGAGTTGCTGTTTGAAATTGGGCGGGAGTTGCAAGCTTCTCCTCAGCTACAGATTGAAGAAATTTATCCTCAGCGGGCTTTTTCCTTTCATTTTGAGTTGATAGAAGAAGAGCGGGCTCAAGTGAATTATGGGCCATTGGGCAGCTATGTATATTTGCCGCATACGGCCTTGCTCAAGGCGGGGGCCTTCAAGCTTTTGGCGGAGCGTTATGGTTTGCAAAAATTGGCGCCCAACAGTCATGTTTATAGTAGTGAGGAGGAGGTCAAGGACTTTCCGGGTCGGAGTTTTCGGCTTTTGCGCAGCATCCCCTACCCCAGCAAGGCGAGTAAAAAGTTGGGCTTGGCCAAGGCGCAGATCATTAGTAAAAACTTTGGTTTAACGGTAGAGCAATTGCGAAAAAAGCTCAAGATCAAGCAGAGTGGCGGGCCGTATTTATTGGCTAGTCGAGATCAGGAGGGCAAGACCTGCTTGTATGAATTGGCGCCTTTGTTTTAA